TGCTGGCGTGCAGTCGCCGTCTCTCAGCTTCCTTGGCGTCGCCGGCGAGCGACGCCGGTCGTGCTCTACCCCATGTCCTTTCTCTCTATCTATCTGGGCTTCTCTCTTTTCATCACCCCCATACATGCACACACTCTTACACACATAGGAACACACTCACATTTCTTTCTGCGGTTCAATTTCAGTCACCGAGCTCGCTGAGCGAGTGGAGGAGAGTGCAGCGAGTTTTCCGGGCAGAGGGGGCAGCATTGGGCTGCTGGGGACAACGCAGCGGTGCCCGGTCAGCGACCGCGAGGTCACGGCGGCATCGTGGATAGCAGCTGCGAGGGCAAGGGGTGGGGCGTGCgttggtgtgtgtgtgtgtggctgCCGCGAGTGGCAGCAGCGGTGGCTGTCCGGCAGCCACGGTATTGGCACCGTTCGGGCAGCCCGGTGTTCTTCTAAGTTCACTAAAAGCTAAGTTTTAAATATCTCGAGCTCAACGTTATTTCCATgtttatcaaaattcataGTTCTTGATTGCTTAGGTAAAGAGAAATATATCCATGATTCTTGACTCTTTGCTCAAGGAAGTTTGTTCAAGAAATTCGTTCATAAGCATGAATATTTTTCCTACGTTCCCGGCATACAATTGAAGATGGTATTTGGCATGTAAAATTCTAAGTGTACATGCTTGAATGTGGTATGAAAATGGCCatggaaaacaaaaattaatagggagaaaaggaagaataccttagagaaagagaaatgaaaaagtgatgGTGGTGATGAGACTTTACTTCCTTGCTTGAAAGATTTTACATCCTCACTTGAAGAAGAACTTTAATAGTAAATGTTTTGTGTGGTGAAACATTGGAATATTTTAATGGAGTGAGGGTAGTATTTATAGAGGAATTAGAAGCAAAGAAATCCATGGTTAAACACTTGATTCATGTGTGGAGGTGTATTGTCCAAAGGTTATAGACTTTTTTTCCATAAGAGGCAAGTTGGCTAATCAATCTTTCACATTACTATAATTGGTAAGAATATTACATCTTGTCGCTTAAAAAGACGTGAGCCGTCGTTTGGAAAACGTGAGCCGCCGTTGATAAGCATGCTTGATATGATGTGATTACGTCGATCGTCTCGTCTTGATTTAACATGCTTCTTATCCTTTCGTTCGGGGTTCAAGGCGTGACTATTTAGCAAGATCCGGAGGGCATGaagagtatttttatttttttatttttatttttttactataatgTTGAACTCGATGTAGAACGTGTACGAACTTTTATTTGAAGCTCGGTCTTCAAAAACGGACTAtgagagtattaaatattgtaataacactattttcattcatcactcaaaatatacttcacaaCGTTTGATCATACCGAGAAGTAAAAGAAGTTAGGCGCGAAACtaatatatagggatgtattcaaatccttttcatatcttttgtcctttttccttcttaatcctagccccacgattttgtcatctaacggttagattaatgtcacgtgtcatttaataatgcatattttcattctaataatgcacaacggctaataatgcaacattatagactaataatgcattgatcacaaccatccaattcaaggatccaagggctgagattaagaaggaaataggacacttagggtgcaaaggagcctaacgcacccctatatatatatataggattgtgtcaaaatgacaacatctcttaaagtaacaccataccaccattcctagccaatcatttgtacatgtggacgaataataagctgtcatgtggcaatcataaaaattgctcaaggataaattttcacggactgcaatatccaatacactagactgcaatttttcccgattgcaatatccaatacgctagactgcaatctatagattgcagtctagcgtttatactattgcagtctagcatatataatattgcagtctagcgtggtgtcacagtgtcattttaagagtgttgtcattttaacacacctctatatatatatatatattaatagcTCGGTTTCTAAAAATCTTAGGAATAAAAAGGGCGGGTGTTACATTTGCTATGGAggagaattttttattttaagaaaagaaaaggaaggtTCGAAGAAAAACATGAATAATGCATTAGGAGAGAGAGGTtgagagaaggaagaagaaagaagggTCGAAGGTTGTAGACAGAAGAAAGAAGTTAAAGACTCAAATTGATTATCTTTATATGAGAGGTGGGTATAAATCacagttttaattttacaagagTTATATGGTTGAttattatgtgttaaattggagtaAGTATTTGGATTATATGGTACAATATGATGTGAGTGTATGATTGGTGCAAgagatatatttatatattgtgttgaaattatttcatagaatatAGTGTGAATATTGATTAATGCTATGGATACACTCGACATTGAAGCACGTGAATCAtatgattaaagaggatctgtgatGGTCTTGTCTTGGATCTGAAATTatagagggaccttcgggttTAATACTGTGACATCCCTATCCAAATCATACAtcaatttgtataattatgtaatttttattgtctttcgagtattattattattattgcaagtgatattatacattttatatagttaaaatgcatatattgTACACATATAGGATTAGTATTTGTAAAGAAGGGagttcaaaatatatttatatatgaactTTAGAATAAAGATAcgtagttgaaaaataaaatacatgtaCGTGTAGTATAAGAATAGCCAAATTGTAGTAGGCTATATTTATACATGTGAATGTGTGTtgatttcaatataataaaaataaactatttatggCAGcacttattttatatattcgAATTActtaaatatcttatttgattattctaatatttactttgatggctcatatttaatcatacttTAGGTGATGTACACgtaaatgaataaaaagagaattaGATGACGCTTATTTGATgacactatatatatgttgttaGGGAATTATTGAGGAAGAGGGGAAcagaaagaaaattaagagggattcaagaaagaaaatatcagTTAGGCAAATATGATCCATTAGTAAAACATGAAAAAGAATATGAGAGAAATTTTGAGGTTTTCGAAGGAATCGAGTTTTGTGAATCAAGAGATGAAATCAGAAGTCTAATTTATTATCACTTATAATCAGGTGggtataaaatatattttaatttatatattttatataattgattGCTATGTGTTGAATTAgagtaaatatttaaatcatatGAGTGAACTTGATATGGTTTGTTATTGGTGTAATATGATGTGGGTATGTTATTTGTGCAGTTaatatgtttatctatagtATTGGAATTATTGATGAACTATATGAATATGTAAGTGGTGcaatggatatattttatacGGTATAGGAATTGTTTTgtggaatatgatatggaTTTGCAATTGATAGAGTTGATAAGTTTTCCATATGATATTATTGAAAGTACGTGAATCATaagattaaagaggatctgtgacGGTCTTGTCCTGAATctggaaaaaaatatatatatatatagagggaCTTTCTGGTcaaatacagagggaccttcgggtcatagaggGACCTGTGCGTCcaattacagagggaccttcgggtcatagacGGACTAATGAGTCCAATTACAGAGGGGccttcgggtcatagaggGACCAATGAGTCcaattacagagggaccttcgggtcatagaaGAATCCCGGGCAAATACCaggcttgatttgtcacagaaaaataaattgaacagagaggcatatgcatatagatatgaaattgtttatgaCAGTTGATGTTTATGGTTTTATGTGTTGAAGCCTAATACattagagatttttttttaattatggcTTTTGGACGGTGatgtaattaatatatgatttctttattcaaatttgtatttatttagtaCAAGTATACATGTGAAAGGGGGGCTGAGGTGTGacattattattcaaatataactatttttttttactaaattgttatacaatatataaaaggggagttttgggggtatttaGGAAAATTAGGGGAGTTTTGAGGGTATTTAGGAAAATATTAATGCCTTTTCaaaatagatattattattcaaatataactttttttttactgaatTGTAGTATAGTAAATATTAGATATGTACATGACTGtcattatatatgtacatgAACGTGTTTTGGTTTAGAGCTAGTTACTTAGTTTAATAATTAGTGGATAAGAGTTGGTTATTTAGTTTCCATAATTAGTGGATTAGTGATATAGTTAGTGGCGCATAATGTTACCTGTTTCCATCAATTAGTTATTGCATATTGTTCTTTATAAATATGAagataatataattagatattaagaaaacaattaatttatgcAGATTGGGACggaatatttttatcttgGGTTAGTAGAAATGGTACAAAAAGAATAATTCTCCATTATCACCGTTCCTCTTTCTCACTCACACACCCATTCTAAGCATCATTGGAGGAGAATTCAAAATTGGtacacataaaattcaaatgggGAGAAAGAAGATAGCTTATGTAATTCAATGGCTACGACGGTTCGGCGGTTCCTTTAACCCGTTTCTTAATTTGATGTGTATGTATTAATAGTTTTACACTATTTGATTTGTGACAACAATATTTTAGATTTGAgcatattgtatattttgtttactctttattcttttagttgTGAAGCATAAGATgaattttatccttttttgtgtatgatttatattttgcaaacTTAATCAGTgttgactatttttgtaggtATATGGATCGttattttaagaaactttCTTCTTTTGATTCTTCATCAGTTGAATGGTTGCTTAGTTCCTTATATGAAAATGATGTGTTTGTTAAAGTTACCAATGAAACTATTATGCAGCGATttcagaagatgaagaatagaAGACAAATGTTATGATGTGATTGCATTTaacttttacattttgaaccttataatttaatttatgtaatttatttaactttaaatTTGGACCCCCCATGATGAGAtttctggctccgccactggaCGTAGAACCATTATTGATcctcttttattaaaaaatattgttagaaATAAAGCATGTCAAGGAAAGCCCAGCCGCAAAAGAAAAGCGACTGACAAACTCATAGTTTGAGATGTTTAGGTGGGTGATTAACACATATTGTTGAACAATTTGAGGTAAAAAAGTCTAAGTTTCATCTACTTATTTGCTATCTTCAGAGTTAATGACCTTGTTGGATCCTTGATACAAAAATAGGTCTAAAACGGGCAAAACGGAGCGAACGAGGCTGATTCCAGAGAGTTCGCCCGGCGGGCGTTTTTCATCCGACAAAACGCCCGATCGGGCGTTTAGAGCAGGATCTCGTGGTTTGTTGGGAACGCCCGGCCGGGCATTTTCTCACTTACAAATCCCAGCCGGGCGATTGCTGTTGTTGTCCATTTCCTCCTTGTTTTCACTCCGGATATAAAAGGGTTCTCACACATTTTCGAGCCCTAATCCCACACTACCAAATTGAGCAAGATTTCAAGAGATTGAAGAGGATTTGAAGGCAAGGAGTTTTTCATGAGATTGAAGGAAGAAGACTCTCCAACATCAATTCCACCTATAGGGAGTTctagtttcatttttcatccaTGATTTGCTTTGTTTcctttgtttttccttttgttttgaCTTTGATCATGAGTAGCTAGATTATCTTTAGGGATTTAGTGAATTTTGTATGGAATCCATGGTTTGATCATGGATTTATGTTATCTATCTCTTTGTGTTggttttgttggttattgAGCTCTTATTATCcaattgcttagctaccaattttatatatcttattttaattattgacattGAGAGATGCATGATTAAGAATGGTTAGGTAATCAACAACTCCGTGCATTACATGTGATCGAGAGATGCATGAGCTAAATAGAGGGCTTGGGTCCATTGTTTTAGGGAGTCAATCTCGAATTGTATGGAGGAGACTCCTACACTAGAGATTGATCAAGGTGTTAGATGCACCCGAGAGGGGGTCTAACCAACCATCCCAACTTTCCTAGCCACACATGAGACCCAATAGATGAGCATGATCCCTAGGAGACACCCGTGATCCATACTAATGGATCTATATCCCTACCTTTCTCAATTTGTGTGAAAACCATCTTTTACTTGCTTTATTTAGTTAATTGTCTCAATTTGCTTGTTTGctctttgttttagtttaaGAAAACCCAAAAACACCTTTCATTAGTCTAGATAGTGTTAACATTGCATCATAGTACTCATTCTAGCACTTTAGTCTTTGTGGATCGATAATTTAACTTGCCACGTGCTACATAACTCATACACTTGTGGGCGACgcttttaattgtaaaattagtaTGAGTTatgtttttggcgccgttgccgtgACATAAATTTGCTTTTGTGTTTGATATTGTGATAAGAtagaaaaatactaatttagacatttcacttgctttatttagtttagtttttttttagttttaatttgcCTTTTGATAGGGATTCCGAACTGCCGTAGAAGTCGAGTCACCGAAGATGCCATGACTTGCCGCCCAAGACTAttatgttttcttattttaattcccttattttattgcactattttgttatattattgTATCTTGCAATATCTTGCAAGATACTATTAGAGTATAGGGttatgaattctataaatactagaaCCCTAAATGTATTAATACAAGGACTTTTAGATGTTTTACGTCGAAAGACTGAAATGACAAATGTGGGCATTATTCTGTAGACGGATAGAGTATAATAGAgtcaaaattatactccctatgttccattagaaatgaaacgtttgtctttttgggttgtcccaataaaaatgaaacgtttcctaaaatgaaaacaacactATCGctaatttttcttctctcttagtttactctcttcattaactcacaaaacaacactgcataaaatctcgtgctgaaaaccaaatgttgcatatttattaggagggaaggagtaatatactactactccctctgttccataatagtagagtcattttttcatttcgggaCGTTCTATCATAATAGCGTTATTTCCCAATTTATTccctcacttactttattctctttcctactttaccaTCTCTTCCCttaatgtatttaatatctcatttttaatttttgtgccgaaaagaagTGACTCTACTGCTATAAAATGAAGGCCGCTcactttcctttctttttaaGGAAATGTGTGATGCTGGGGGGATGGGaggatatataaaatataggaaAAGGGACTAAAAAGAATAAACCAAGCAACAGGATGAAACATCAAATTGGAGGTACAAGAATTCGTTACAAGGGggattttctaaaaatagtaTTGTCACTTTAAAGTTCAAACAGTGATTTGGCTAAAAGTGGATTAAAGGCAACCATAACTAGAATTGTAAAATGGGCCGGCCGACCGGCGAAGTGGTTTAGGTTGAATTTCTATCTATAAATTAAGATTTGGCCCAGCTTAGGCCCACTGTCGAATTGCATTGGGctgtactatatatatatatatatactttttttaagtttttttgaattcttaaatttttattaagtgttattaaaaaacaacacgttcatattttagtaaaaaaatataactaaatgaatttgaatttagtatAAATGATATGGTGGATTCCTTGTTAGTTTCTTTAATTAGAGGCTTACGTGCATTTAGATAGTGGAGTCATGTGTTTGACTTCTTCTAGTCAgtttatataatattgattGTAATTCTCTTGTGAgaatatgaaaatatcaatGAAAGTCTTTTTCTTTATGTGTATCTCTATCTGTCCCCCAACCTGAgaatctttttcattttttcatgttCGAATATGtaataatgttataattttctttcttttttgttttgttcataCAAAACTCTGTGACCTTAATAAGTCTAAATGACATAATTCCATTTCCagtattgttttattaattatagtagAATGAATAAGACtttgattgatatttttcCTAATCTCAGAAGAGAATtacaaatcaatatatatatagactatGACCAGAAGAAGTTAAACACATGACTTCACTATCTAAATGCACTTAACCCACTAATTAAAGAAACTAACACACTCTATTACTATCTACTGCACTAAgccactaattaaataaactctAAACACTACTAACAATCACATGTCCAAATTAATTGTTGGGCTTGAGTTACTTATTGATGGACCAAAGCAATTGGGCTTGCATTTGTAATAGCAtatctaataatttatttgcatGAAACTTAACTTTCAATCATTTTGTGAAACATACAGTATGAGCCATTCAATCATTTTGTGTGTGTCTAATATTCGATATAAACATACAGAAATCTGGTTGATTTTCATTAATGGCTGTTATTACTCATTACTTAAcactgataaaaaaaatattttattgggaTATTGAtccctaaaatcataaattttgcttaaaatttggtatttcccataaactttgaaattggtctataatatcacaaactatGCACTTGTTTGGTATTTACCAAACTgactcaaataagatattttcatcaaaacttTTACATGGTCAACTGTGATacattttatgatattttaaaccactttttaagttcataatgAATAGGATAAAAAGTCACATTGAAAATCATATTGATTTCATTGTATTAAGTatgaaccaaaaaaaaaaaacttgataAGTCAGTCAAATAGAGTGAGAGAatttatcacaattttataattgtatcaagtatgataaaaaaaaagtaaaaaataaaaagccTAGTATGAaccttttatatataaagttgatcacaattttataatttatctatttgaaaattttattagaaatatacggcaacaaataattatgaatccactgtaattatattttgtctaACCACAAATATAGGTAAAAGCTTCACGAGATAACGAGACAAAGTATTGTCCAATTCAAGCTTTCCTTGTTTACAACTCTCAATtggattttaaataatgaataatcacgattcatttacaaatttagctaatagacatttaattttttggatattCCTTTAATTTCAAGATGCCAcgacaaattttaatttaattagtagtcCATATAATTTGATTGCAGTCCTTTTCCTAcaataatttcaatatgttgaggacacaattaaaatcaatagCCAAACCAAATTAATCTTTAAATATCATCACCTTGCGCACGGTGCCAATGAAGATATtgtcctttatttttttttattatgatacTACATCTTGATTCTTAATTTTCTGTAGCTATTGACAGCAAATAACCATCCACTATTAGTTGGCAAGTCAATTTTCATGTTCAAATTTTCTCGAACCCTTGATGCTTTAAATAAGCCTTGAAAAGTTGAAATGCAATCACACAAAACTCAACTAATCTTGAATTTGAGTTGTCAATTTATGGCATCCATCAAATTCAGATTATCCTTACTTCTATTTCTTGCCACTTTCACATATGCTACGGCAAAATTAGGGCATCACAAAGAGATCGAAATGACGATCTACTACCATGACTATGCCGGCGGCCCAAATGCCACCACGATCGAGATACCAGGCCCATCGACCGGACAATTAAATTTCACCAAGTTTGGAGCCATGTTTTGCACAGACGACCCAATATACAAAGGAATTAAGAAGGAGTCGGTCCCAATTGCAAGGGGCCGGGGTATATACATCATATCGGCCCTAGATGGGACCCAAGCTCAGATGCTAATGTCGGTTGTGTTTATCAACGGAAAATATAAAGGCAGCACAATTGAAATACAAGGTTCCTACGAGCAATCAGCGGTGCAGGCATCAGAGGCGGCAATAGTGGGTGGCACGGGAAAATTCCGGCTTGCCCGTGGTTACGCCACTTTCGAGGTTGTTTCCTATGATGTAGTGACCGGCTATTCAATTACCCGGTCTAATATGACTGTGCTACATTACTAAGCTCTCGTGCTACAATTTACATCGAATAAATTATCCATTGCTTTCAATTAAATGTACTTGATGTATAGATCCAATGACTGCAAACTTTGTTCTTTTGGGGGGATTATACATATTAATGCACACTTATTTTTcgttattttaataataatatctttGTCTTCTAtcctaattttttcatttatttacaattttactaCATATGTCATCCACTTAAAAGACTCTCTACCAAATTAATGTGGGGCTTTTTCTCCACTTACAATACATTCTCAATTATTGTTAATATACAAATAACAAGacaataaaatacttaaaataattaaaaagtttaaatacaaaattttcaagCTCAAAGCTGAACTTATTTACATGTCTCCAATCCCCTTCAATCATAGTAGTAAATTAGTTGTTATAAACTACCatctcaatttaaaatatgcaatatatttattctattcattGGCATGTGATGAGATCCAATTTTAAATCTAGAGTGGCATCAAACAGTCAACTTTGGCACACTGCGAAATTCTTGGTTCGCTACCTGcagctttatttatttatttttgcttcGTCAATGGTTTTTATGGAGcgttcattatttattttcaagttttttttttttttttttttttatcacgaTTCGTGCAATTTCTAAATCATCGTGATCTGCACATGtacactttttaatttaaatttgtgaaataattTGTCAATCCAAGTAAAAACTATTATGTTTTCTAATTACTCACTCAGTTcctaaaatatactatattcgtcccataatagatggcaTACTTGGACaatgacacgggattttaggataTATGTTGTTTGTGGGttaggtggagagagaaaatattatatttatattaatgtaagATGGAGCTTtttctaaaaaggaaatatgacatttgttgtgtgacaaactaaaaaaaaaatgtaacatcTATTATATtacagagggagtatgaattttccttttaattctttcatgaaattatgaacattctaattttaaaaattattttttctctaataaagTGGGACTCATtctctactaataatatttttaaaaaaaatttctatatatctcttttattttactaattaaatatttaaattcgtATTAAAGCAAatgttcataattttttaaaatggaagGAGTACTCTATTTTAATGCGGTGGTTGCTATCAGTGGGTAATCGATTAGTCacatagtaaaatattatatccAGCTTATCCACGATGATTGATTATTGAAccatgttttaaatttttccttGTAATAAGAaccattatat
The genomic region above belongs to Salvia hispanica cultivar TCC Black 2014 chromosome 3, UniMelb_Shisp_WGS_1.0, whole genome shotgun sequence and contains:
- the LOC125209466 gene encoding dirigent protein 2-like, with amino-acid sequence MTIYYHDYAGGPNATTIEIPGPSTGQLNFTKFGAMFCTDDPIYKGIKKESVPIARGRGIYIISALDGTQAQMLMSVVFINGKYKGSTIEIQGSYEQSAVQASEAAIVGGTGKFRLARGYATFEVVSYDVVTGYSITRRSSSETVRVVVVTGVKRLFVWWMCGGGSRVPV